The genomic DNA CAAACAGCGACCGCCCGGCCTTCCAACACGAGCTGCCAATATTAACAAATAAATGTGCGAGACAAATACTTACGATAACATGCATGCTGTATTGTGATGTACCTTACGATCCTGCAGGGTCTCGATCATGTGCTCCACAATAATCCGCACGCCTTTGATTAGCACGGGCTTCACCTTGACAACAAACACGTCACCGCTCTGACGATGCAACACATATAAAATGTTGAATTATAAGTAAAATTCCGTGACATTTTTTCATTGCACGAGGAATTTGGCATGAATGAGTTTAGACAGCTAGCAAATGAACAAAGATAGAGAGACATGTACCCTGAGAGGCGCGAAGTACTTGAGGTTCAACTCTGACAGAGCCATGGCGTTGCCCGTGGATGTCCAGTAGTCCACGCTGATGCCCAGCTGCTCAAGCATCACGTCACGACCTGATATTGAGAATCGCTGACAGGCACGTGTCATGTGTGTCTACtatactagctagctaggaaTTATGGATAATCTTTCGAGAGGGTTCACCACTGTGGAGGTAGCTGGCGTAGATCGGGTTGTTGACGACGCCGTACTCGTCCACCTCGTCGTCGCGGACCACCATCTCGATCTCGAAGAACTTGTCCTTGCTCATGGCGGTGGCGAGCTGGTTCGACGCGGCGTACTTGCCGGGGTGAGCAGCTCGCGGCTGGTgtcgcgggcggcgacggcggccataCCCCGGAGCCGGCAGTACCTGGGCCGCGCatccgcgtgcgccgccgcgacccTGCCGAGACGACGCGCCCGCCGACCATCAGTGCGTACCACCACGCGGTGGTGGCCATGGGCGCCGCCGGAGCTGAAGCTTATCCCATCTGCAGCGCGCAGCCGAGGGGAGAGCCCGGTGGCCTGACGAACGAGGGCGCCCATTATCTGCTGCTGCATTTGAGATCTTGCGAGCGAGCAACAGTGGTGTGTGTGGCACGTACGTACGTCCTTCGCCGAGCACTGGATATGGTGGTGGCTGATGGCAGCGTTAGATACCGCCCAGATAGTTGATGCCTTGATGGCAATGCGTGGCGACCTAGCTAGTTATATAGGTGATGGAGAATCAAAGCATGGGCATGAAAATGCCGGTTTTTCAACTGTGTCCTCGTGTGGCCTGTGGAGTTTTACTCGGAAAATTCTAATCCTGTGTGTGGGCCGGGCGAGCCATTGGGCATGCTCGGCCGTTCTCTCTGCTAGGAAATTCTCGATGCAAGGAAGTTTCATGTAATGGGATTTTAGTCTCATTAAATGGCATGCTGCATGGATAAACAACATTGACATGATGACATGGCATCAAATTTGTGTGGAGAAAAGAATTGGATTTTTATTAGGATGGAAAGTGTTGTACATAGTTACCATTTGCCTTAAAACTGAGATGAAACCTCATTGAGGGAAATTCTATGGCAGATCAACAAGAGGTAAAATGACCTTACTTATCTCTATTTATTAGCCATATTTGATATTAATTGATTGCTACATGCACATACTAAATGGAGTAAAATGACTAATTCTTTGTACAGAATTGAAATTCTagaatgacttgtctttttggAACGGAGCGAGTAGCAGTTAATAATTTGGATAAATTTACAAGTGGTTGCATAATTCATATGGTATGTTTGATCTCAACATCATGTAATAATTGTAAGGAGTTGTTTTGTTAGTCGGATTATAAAAAGTCCCAATCTTATCTATTGTGCTGCACTGCGGCGGGTTGACTACTGGAGCACGGGACCACCCAGGACCCACTGGATTGTACTCGTGGAGGGGTTTCCACTGTTCATCTGGTACGAGCTTGAGACGCTTGAGAAGGCACGTATGAATCCAGGTCACGTGGCCTTGACCGTCGATGGATTTGGTAGAGCAAAAGGTCAGAAGTAGTGCTGCGTTTGCCTGTATTCGTATCCTGGGAGTGGATGGCGGGTGGGGCTACGGGTTACCTCGAAGTGGGTCCGCAGAGCCATTTGCAGGAAATGCATGAATGCATCAACCTAAGTTAGACGAGGACACGAAGTTTAGAGCAGAGACGGCAATTATCACGGTAAACACACTGTAGCgatggaaaaagaaaggaagcTGAAActtccacacacacacatgcctGAGTCCCTGTCCATACAGCAGCATTGGCGCTAATTTACAGTTCATTTATTTACGCTCTGCAAGTGAAatgtttgttgtttttttttcttaaaagagagtttttttataaaatcaaTTGAAAATGGTGTTGATCTCTGCCGAAAAACGCAAGCACCAAGAAATCGCGCTACAGGTCGAGGCTTCTGGTGTCTAGACCGTacactttcttctttcttcgCTGACGTACACTCTCTTCTTTCTTCGTTGAAGTCCTTGGTCCTCCTAGACCTCTTTGGTAGCTTCTGACAGGAACTTTCTTTGTTTGGATTTACTTTACCACGGTCCACGGGACAGTCATTTGCTTTGATCATCTATCTCCATCCGTGTAAATGGACGAAAGAATGAAGGAGCTACAAGGAACAAGGACGTCATCTCTTTTGTAGGCTTGTAGCGGTACGAAACAAGCAGAAGCACTTCGTTTGTTTTGCCTGGTTCCAACTGTCAACACCACTTCTTGGCTTCTTGCGATTTGCATTGCATGGGCCGTGCTCAACTGCTGATTGCTGAAGTCTTAGCTTCCCCCGAGGTAGGGGGTTGGCGACGTCGGCTAGTCTGGGGTTAGCAATGGGAAGTAGAATCTCACCTTCCAGTTCAGGTCATTCACGTCGATGGGGCCTCGCTCGAGCTTTTGATAATTGAGGAGGAAGGGGATTTTTTTCCTGCAGAGTTTTTTTTCGGCTTTATAGGAGCGTAGTATAGGGCTATATTGTCAAGAATGGCGCAGTGGTTCAAAGAGGCTAGGACTGAAATAATGGCCACAGTTACCAAATGAAGTCCTTTGTTGTGTTTAAACTGACGCTGAATTGTTTATTGTGATCTACTTTTGTTGATGTGGTGGAAGCACCCAAAATAAACTGATTCGAGTGCGCTAATCATCGCTAGGCAACTCTGATCCAACTCGCACTACAACGGTGGTTCCTCGAGTAAAGTCTCAACTAAAACCACACTACCGAGATCGAATCAGGCAACAACTCACACGAAGACGAGCCCAGAAAGTataacacagaacatttcatacatcacagAGTCGCAGCAGAAATTATTTATTACAAATCATGTTCTGAAAGATAAGTACTACAGAGTCTTATGCTAATATAGTTcctgttgacgccttttacggatcaacacacgaacgcactagatcgtgtGGCGCGAAGgagagctcgatgcagctcctCCTACGTGgagcggccagaccggtctaagggaccggtcagaccggtcgccggggtGAATCGACAACGACCTAAGAACGctagctcgggagggaccccgtcagggcaggcgcacgtagggtggGGTGggcttatcccgcaagaaatccctATTACAGATCTAGATCTACAAAAATTCTTATTTGACTCGGACTCCTTCTAGACCGGTCGGTCCCTACCGGACAGACCTTAGATCTACAAAAATTCTTATTTGACTCGGACTCCTTctagaccggtcggacctaccggtcgGTCCCTACCGGACAGACCACAGTGCCTCGACTGGTCAAACTgctcggttagaccggtcaaaccggttggtgctaattttggctgtcaacatatgccccttgtttttggtaaagcttgcttgccaaaaaacatccttctgagccaaaattgtctaagggcgatgattaacaTTACATCGACCATTTTCagtgctaagggcgataaacaATTATCGGCCATGTCTTGCTCAAGTCGATGTTGAAGCCACTTGTTTTGGCCGCCATACCTTCTTCATAATTGCTGACGTTTTTGGCACAGCCTCCACTTGTTGCTCCATTGCTTCCTTGttgcgcatacgttgcagccttcgcttctgagtatgagataagcctgagggacaccacctcggctgtaaatactttgaatcttgctcTTCTCATTCCccttgctgcaatcaacatcttaTTGGACCAAATTAtcgctagcaacaatcggtctttttgcatgatttggatacataggaggatactgaatataatatgattgcatatgcatcctactataatctatagatgtataaaagtaaggataccaacaataccatggagcaatcggtccactagatgTAGTATAGTTACcttgactcgattgctcttgatgtcttgacgatGATCCCATATCCTTGACTTTGCCTGGTTGCCCCTTCTGTCTCTGagcactcccttccttctcatatttggccaagagttccttaaaactcggccttgtcTTAATCTTAGAGGAGTTTCCAGATTTActgggcgcaccggtcagaccggtcgaaccggtcagaccgtcgCTGTGGCCGGTCACACCAGTCGACTTgttgtcggccttcttcttcttgtcttgccccccgagtgtttTTGCGCCTTCAGGGATCTTCAATGTCAGCTTCTTTTCAagtctttcatcaccaatgactacatttttccctttagttgattcggcttgactcgGCCGAACTAGCACTTTAGGGTTATTCAATTCCAACATATGCACTAGGAAAGGATTCTGATCAACTTGCATATTAGGaataaccaatcgtccttcgttaatggccgattgaatcTGTCTACGCAacatattgcaatcattagtagcatgagaaaaaatattatggagcttgcaatatgctcgccgcttcaactcttcaagcggcggtaaagtatgtgacatcttgatgtatccaagtctatataactcatcaaatattctTTCGCACttagatacatcaaaagtaaatctttcGTCTTGCCAATTtttgtgaatcggcttaagagcagaacaagTAAGCGGTTTGGCTTGAGATGGCcaagcaaactcagcagcatatacatCATTAGACTCATCATCCGAACAATCTGAATTGCACTCTAAAGCATGTACACTAGAACGATGATGCCTATGGGATTCTTGagactctttgcttcggctttaTACATccaaagctctttgatgcacctgagtaacagtaaagaaatcatagccctctaatctttctttGATATGAAagcgcaagccattaaaagccaaatcagctaaATCTTTTTCTTCAATATTCAAactaaagcatcggttttttgtatcaCGGAATCGTCTTATgtaatcattgacagattcatcacgtgattgtctaaccgatgtcaagtgagacaatttaagctcatcatgcccatagaaaaagtgctcatggaacttctgctctaattgttcccatgagCCAATAGAATTATGTGCCAAAGAAGAGAACCAggagaaagcggttccagttagagataaagaaaataaacgcacttttaactcgtttattgaaccagcttctcctaattgggtaagatactgactaatatgctcaaaagtgctcctagtatcttcccccactaaatttaacaaactcaggcaacctaaaaccagtagggtatgcaaccgaatcaaacgaagtaggatacggcttttggtatgtgcgagttttgcttctaacatccactccaaaactttctctaagcaaattagccaaatcattcttataatcagtaagcattttatcaaaattactcGAAGAATTTGGCAGTGTGGATGTAGATACCTCACGCTGGTTTGAAACAAATTGACCGGATGGACCGGTGGGGGGAACCGGTCTTACCGGACtgatataccggtctgaccggtctctacCGGTTTTGCCAACGCTACACATATCGGTCGAATATCTCGTCGGAGATAGGACCGATGAGTGGCACTGAGTTCCTGGAGATTTCTGGTGGTGTGTACTGAACAATCTCGTTTGTTCGGCTAATGTTGGCCGAACCTGGAATACTCATAATAGGGTCAGTGTACGTGGGTGTAACAGTTTGACCACTAaaataattcatcggcatcccatattgaggttgactcGTAGGAGATGCTGTCGATGGTTCAGGAACATAAAATTCAAAAGTAGAAATAGATGGATGTTCATCGGCTGTTTCTGGTTTCTTACCAGCCGATTCTCTTTCcttagagctaagccaattaaccTAATAAGCATCACGCTCAACTAGCAATTTCTAAATTTGTTCCATGGTAACACTAGAAGgtggagcagttgcagcaggtgttacctcagtagatgcatctgtggaggtagaagcgaagtcgatctccttgatcttggtgacTTTGCCTCGTCGATCGACCTTGATGCTTGCAAGCGCTGCTAGTAGATCTACTTCATCGCacttcttcttgcgctcctccagcagcagacgAACTTCCTCTGGAAGATGCTCGTACGTCGAAGGGATGATGTTGTCCGGGTCGATTTCAGCAgtagagcccatcttcttcggggtagattagatttgttttgctaatcaagatctttcttccccagtggagtcgccaaaaagtatgttgacgccttttacggatcaacacacgaacgcactggATCGTGCGGCCCGAGGgagagctcgatgcagctcctcctgcgcggagcggtcagaccggtctaagagaccggtcagaccggtcgccggggtGAATCGGCGACGACCTAAGAACGctagcccgggagggaccctgtcaGGGCAAGCGCACAtatggttgttctaggatcggcaggccacctagaacgccttcagacatCGCAGAGActaaggaagaacagcagatggggttggaaaagctagggtttggaaaagaggataaaaagtagagtttgtattgattttgtttgattggatatcctcaatcgcccgtgaccctttatatttatagggtggggtggacttatcccgtaaGGAATCACTATTACAGATCTAGATCTACAAAAATCATTATTTgactcggactcctcctagaccggtcatGTGACACCCTATGTGTCTGCATaataaaactacatttatttcttgtgcttcatgtgtgaaattgtttgagcaagggcttattttaaaactttaaggacctttgtgtaattatgaattgttccaaggtcagctttatagttttatttgaataggttgtgtgattatagcttctgtggagggtttatttgaaaattgtagtgtaatcattgcttggcaggaaaTATTTCAATTCGGCctagatttaaagtgaatttgctttgaaaaagacaaaagtcctttgaattcaaattctccttatgttttcaaaaataactctttaacctttgatcaaataaatttttgcgtaacatcaaagttgtagatcttgaaaagttgaacaactttcatgttgggcactttttcatttgagccataGATTAAAAGTTAGTACTTGTTTATAGTTAGGTCCCTAAAATTTCGGAAATTACAAAATGGTcctttttcttccacctccagcatGCCTCTCTGCTTCTCCTGTCGCCGCCGCTGTTCAGCGCCGTtgccgccgtggagggccagcccggccacctcctgcttgcagAACCGCCCCACGCATCGCGcccgacctcctccaccgctttTTGCCTTCGCGCTGTGCCTCCCCTGCCTTGCCACGCAGCACAGaaccgcccgccggccgccacctcgccgtccccGTGGCCCGGCCAAGACAGATCCCGCCGCTCTCTCCTCTCACGCGCAGCAGCACTACAAATACCCCAGCAATCCGTTCCCCTCGCCCTTTCGCTCGCTCCCTGCCCAGAATCCCCAGAATGCATCCGCCGCCCGCCCGAGATCCGACGAGCTCGACCTCACCGTcgaaccccctcctccgcctttCCCTGCCCTCAATCGACCTCACCAATCGCTCCGCCTCACTCCCGCACAGCTCATGGGCAACTTCTCCTCGCCCAGAACTCACCAGAAACCCTCGCCGCCATTgaacctccgccgccgacccaccTGCTTGCGTCGCGCCGCCGCAACAGCTCACCCCGACCCCGATTCCGAGCACTAGAAGGTGCGGCTTGGACCCCTTTAGCTCCCACGcctctttcccctcgccgccgccgaccccctcGCCGGGATTTGGCCGATCAACCCCtgctcccctctctgaccacgGCCGAGGACTCCCTATTAGAATTCAAGAAACCCCAAGGGGCTGTCTGCGAAGCCCgtgactcatgtgaatagtgcctctagggacttctttgttatttttgctgtgaactttgaaattccatagaaattcgtagaaaaataagaaaaaggcaaatcttgatgttttggaatcctcatgaagatatatttgcagtagaatcataatatgttaggtgttagttgagagtttttgctgtaaaaatagatttgtgttactGGTGTTTAAATactagttgtttttatctttttcttaactaatgtTTGAAACCATAtcttgctgtgaaatttttatggtgagatTCTAATGTCACCttagtgtttctataaaaatttcgtggtcattcCTTCTTTttggctatttctttgatttaatacttgttaagtgagctttaatcatgttaaatagtttccttTCTTAGAAAATCCAGGTAATTTTGTAGAGCTTTGTTTTAGTCATATGTTActgtctgtaaaatttgagcACTAGTTCGTGACTAGAACATAAGCtacaaatgaatcttgttagtttgctgtcagttttgtttattttctcagaataaattctcTATGGaataaatcttcaaaatttacagtagctaaGTTAGTTTTGTTTAGATGTCTTGTTAATTTTGTAGCTTCTATTTTGCTCTggtctaacctgtataattcaatcttgatataggtgttgtctgaataaatgaatTGTTTTGAATAAATGGCTGCATGTTTTAGTATGAAATTTAAAGGATAGATTACTCTGTTTACCTActgtttgaaatattttttttctgaatttattactgtttgaaTACTAAGtggttgatttattagcaaaccatgatttacttgctataggaaataactaccacttgtttatgaagttagtaagcttcttttgtgccgttgatcatgatgccttgtgtagttagatatgttagttatctactctataaacgattgcccatgtaatacgattgtttgctatttgttagactacaactttatcgtgatatgagtgtgtttataatactgttcttgcatcacatatagatacttcGATGTTAactgacgggacgtacgagctgatcccggattccgaaggaggtgttatcgaagctcaagtgaacactactGTACTAattgaagccccggaccaaagttcggaagagcccagggctgaaatagttagtgactaccgagaaggcaagccccggacataacctatatttcaaattaataccatttattgttattacttacttgtgcatttacagttcttaggttttgaattgaaaccctagatgcatgatcctaggaacctatgtactgaacactagacctgagtttgaataattgctaagcttataagaccggtaaaagtcgagtgattgcctgtcactcgtgagctctataggaattgcttgtttactttctgttatcaatataaggacgacggacggggttgtgttcgatatcatgacattgtgtgagaccccgtctgtattgatgaacttgctaatgtcacggtgtgtggtagtgctggttaagtttttgaacgtactagccacatgccgtaaatatggtacgcggtaagcctagtagccgattggaccggggagtggatatacctctcactctctcttagggataggttttatttttatgttgcgcaacactacggctaggagggacaaggttggaccatggagccctgtagtcggggagagtgactctatccacaagccggaaagaaaggtaaacggttgtttgggaacgacctgacggtgttccaaacgtgtgtgttaggtctgtctggccaggttaacaaattcgattcgaatcgtccgcttctcatggtttgggactgcttgatcccacacagagtaataagagtaatagtattatgatcaatcttgatgtttgcttaaagatctaccatgattgaattgtagttgcttacatagaatggttaatcaactagaatcttggaagctaaaatttgaaagtaaggacctactctttattgctttttagcaaaaggaaaatcagagcctcacagaaccctgcatagtctagttaagtgggctatgtatacccgttgatggttaagtcttgctgagtattagaatactcagtcttgctgttgaaaccctttttcaggtatgagttttgaggaccaggtcgctagtttgtcttggccctgctctttgcctcctggctggtccgtagagtgggatacgtcttcggccggcaatgaccctgacgagtgataccatgcttgggctagcctagtatatttttgcgacgtgttgtagccgtcgtgttctttttccgctgcttttcaaactctgaacttacagttgtggtttgtataactgttttactaagttgggttttgtaataatggtttgaactagtttgtaatcactactgagcttgtgttgtaaaatttgtggttgtaatatctctggactcgccttcgtgcggggtatgcttgttcgatccgagaacaggtggttgtatcgggacgttacccgatagaccaagaattgttccgtttgaagtgcgttgagctggtgttgcctttatggtgatggcctgcgcacttgagccgagataattcaggtggttctgccacaggtcagaccagtcggacctacaggtcagaccggtcggtccctgccagataggccacagtgcctcgaccggtcagaccgctcggtcagaccggttggtgccaattttggctgtcaacagttCCATCAGAGTTTCATGATTGCAGCGGAAGGAGGTGAAACACATCACTAGCGTAAACATAATGCCTCAATGAAGCCCGTACGAAACATCAGTCATTAGGAGGGGTGTCAGCACCGGCTGAGGGACCGTCCCACTCAACAAACCAACCCGGCGGTAAGGTACAAGGTCAAGTAAGACCAGCAATCATATCACAAAGTTAATAcctgaaaacagtgccacaagcaaggctgagtatactaatactcagcaagacttactcgtcaatggatatacttagtccacttaactagacatgcaaggttgaTATGGCTCTGAGTTTATTTTTGATGAAAATccacaaagagtaggtccttaatttcaagttttagctttcaggttctagtttgattaaccgTTCTAGATAAACACCTATTTCAAAGCATACATGGTTGCGAATACATTAATCATGCAAcagtttcatcatcatcatgttccacttgttactctatgtgacagaaATTATTAAgtagtcccaaaccgtgagaagcggacgattcgaatcgaatttcttaaccttGCATGGTCTAACACACACATGTTTGGGGAGCGATGTTGCCCAcatgacttttcccctttctttccagttcgtggatccgggtcacccccCAGTTCGTGCAGTCGCATGTTGCGTTCATCCTGGACCCAGACCAAAAGAGGGTGAgggatcgttccactcgccggtccaatcagatacttaagcttaccgattaccatatttctcggcatgtggctagtactttccaAAGCTTAACGAAAtgtgccacacaccgcgaccttaacggATTTTCACTATAccgacggggtatcacaactacacaaccccgcccgctATCCTTATATTGCAACCGTATGTAAAGTCAACCAACTCATATAATCTCACGAGCGGCAGGAAACCAATCAACTTCTACCGAACCTAATTAACAGAGCGTCTAGTTGAGTTAAACTGGGGTAAACAGTTGTGAGTACATCTAGAAcctaatgggttttggtgagttgaatGACAatatgattaaaggactaacgttttatttgagatatcatgagcagggacttgtttgtataTCATTTATACATTGACTCATATGaaaaagaatcaaataaaagagaagCTTATCATTGAAAGTCAAGCATATTGTGAAGGAAAGCAAGAGACAAGTATtcatgaaatattatcaaatggTCTCTATTTATGGCTTGGCACATTTGAAGTACAAATTGTTGAAAGCATTATTGCAAGACTTCATGATTTAGTAAAAATAAAAGGAGACATACACTTGTCAGCTAGATATATTGGTCTTATTTATGGAAGTGAAATATGATTATCATTCATGATTACAATGCaagacaaagaaatgaagaTAAGAGAATGGTATATGGAATTCATTGTTTGTGTGCAAAGCTTAACTCAACAtggcaagggtaagtgatgaagaagccaaccgagatgactagtgcgagggactaagcaagctttggtgGAGCGATGGCTCACCATGTGTGCGAATTGCTAATGTGAGGTGCTAGTATCCGTGGGGTGTTCGAAGAATCATATCCAAGCCTTGTTGTGAGAAGCgatgcaatgcatcaaatatcTTATTGGAGTGACTTGAGGATCCAAGGATAGATTTGCAAAGTTTTTGGGactctaagtcactagctcaagtatggatttgctcaaaaGAGAAGATTGTGCAATGTTGGAATCCCAAGTTCGAGAAAATCAAAGTATGGCAAACATGAAGTAATTCAAGACTCAAGTGGATGAAATGTGTTTTAaatttaatcttgagtataggtatgccatactatcaagagggatgcaacattgatTATTTGACTCGGTTAAAAGTGCTCATAGATAACCCATGAGAGGATCCTGAGAGAAAACCTCTGATAGCTAACATAGAAATACTTAAATGGTCAAATCTTGACTTGATGGATCAATTAGGGTCTTATAAACAGGGGTTTTGAGTTCTCTGgccttgaccggtctgaccagtctgggggaccggtctgaccggtccagggtCGAACGGCTAGTTTATTTgaatagaccggtctgaccggattgTACTAACAGAGCAATGGCTAGTTTTTGGgagtggggtatttatacccctcagcCCTCTTCTTTGAGGGCTGCTGGTTCTTGGCATTCTTTTGAGCTTCTTGAAGCATTTTCTTGACCAGCTAGctctccccaacactctttgtgagttgtgctaCCTAGATTACATATCATTggattgggttgagagattgagggTGTGTGAGCAAAGTGACCTTTGTGAGAGTTGCATTTCGAGCAGCTGAGAGCAtccatagcttgagcactctTGATTCCGTCAAAGATTCATctttgcatttgttactcttggaagggagcctcctagacggctaggtgtcgccggctagctcccgacGGTGTGGTGAGCAGTGGCAAGTTTTGTGCGGGCAtgatcttgcccccttggtggaaaggatcaagatagtggaaaagaggagtgg from Panicum virgatum strain AP13 chromosome 7N, P.virgatum_v5, whole genome shotgun sequence includes the following:
- the LOC120681259 gene encoding acyl-acyl carrier protein thioesterase ATL3, chloroplastic-like — protein: MQQQIMGALVRQATGLSPRLRAADGISFSSGGAHGHHRVVLATAMSKDKFFEIEMVVRDDEVDEYGVVNNPIYASYLHSGRDVMLEQLGISVDYWTSTGNAMALSELNLKYFAPLRSGDVFVVKVKPVLIKGVRIIVEHMIETLQDRKLVLEGRAVAVCLNKDFRPTRVFPELSASLIEVFSCKVA